The genomic interval CTTTTGCTGCCGGGGCAGGGCCCGCGGCATCAGTCGCGCCAGTGGCGCTTGTGCTTGCGGTGGCCGTAGTGGCGACCACGGTCGTAGTGGCGACGGTCGTCGTAGCCGCGACGGTAGCGGCGATCATCATGACGCTCGTCTTCGTCGGCTTTGTTGCCCATGTAGTTACCCAGCGCGCCACCGGCACCACCGCCGGCTGCTGCGCCAATGTAGCTACCGGTGGTGCCGCCCACCGAGCGACCGACCACGTTACCGCCTGCAGCGCCCAGTGCGCCGCCGATAGCGGCCTCGCCACGCTGGCGCTTGTCGGCACCCAGGGCACCGCCGGCTGCGCCGCCCAGACCGGCACCAATGGCGCCGCCGGTGCTACCGCCGATGGAGTTACCCACTACGGAGCCGAGTACTCCACCCAATGCGCCGCCAATGCCGGCCTCGGTATTGCCGCCTGCCATGGCAACGCCGCTGAGCAAGCTGAAAGACAACAACAAAATCGAGGAGTACTTCTTCATCAAGAGAGCCTCATAGGGATGACGAGGCGAATTTGAGGCTAAGCGGCGTGGCTGGCAACGGAAATCCGACGAGTAACACGAGTTGTACACAATTCTCTAAGTTACTGTATTTGCTGTGAAACTTTATCGTTTTTCGGCTGTCTGAGACCTTTATGACAAAGCCCTGAACCGCCATGGAACAGGGCTTTTTTCGTTTCTACAGAATACGCCCGTCGTCCCGTGCGCGCTCCAGTTTGATGGCAATGAACTTCGAGGTCGGCGTATGGCTGCCATCGCCAATGCTTTCCAGTGGCACCAGCGGATTC from Pseudomonas fortuita carries:
- a CDS encoding glycine zipper domain-containing protein codes for the protein MKKYSSILLLSFSLLSGVAMAGGNTEAGIGGALGGVLGSVVGNSIGGSTGGAIGAGLGGAAGGALGADKRQRGEAAIGGALGAAGGNVVGRSVGGTTGSYIGAAAGGGAGGALGNYMGNKADEDERHDDRRYRRGYDDRRHYDRGRHYGHRKHKRHWRD